The DNA sequence TCAATGGACCTCCCCCTCCTATTATTATGTCTCGGTTAAGTATTATAGATTTACGGTGTTTtccttgatttcttttcttatttgttaATTAAGCTCCATTGTTGTGTTAGTCCATGCATGTATCAACTGTATAGGTTTTCCAACCCGAGGCAACTATGCTCATATCATATGTAAAAATCGTAGTCCGTGCATTGCATCCACGGGTTGCACCATGACCAATGACAATCGCTATTACCCATTGCTCATATTCAAAACCCTTAATATCGTACCCTTGATATGGTATAGTTGATACACCATTGTTATATTTGAGTGAACCACATCTTCTCTCAATATCATTATgagtcattttcaaaattttacgaGGAAGCATCATAAGTGCTTCATGATACATgatacttttgaaaataaaattcaaaaaattcaaaaaatcctTTTTCTACTTCAAAAACCTAAGGCTTCCTTACTAACCATAAAAAATTCAACACTTCATAGTTGAACCACCCCCACATGCTATCTCGTATGGTACCATATCATTTGAGTCGAAGTATTGACAATAAGCCTGGAGCTTAAAATGCCCTAAAGATGTGCTATATGTGTAGGAAAAATTGGCACTAATTCACTAACCATCCCGCTAGCaattttaactattaaaaatgtatgataaaatttaagtccttaaagcaaaaataaaaatagataagaaTAGGGCACTTACTCCTGTCATCACCTCTCTGCATAActggatagagagagagagagagagagagagagattttgtCCTTTTCTCCATCCTTCACCATACGTGCCACTTTTGGCTAACCCCTGAGCTTTGAAGAGGCTTATCCTTCTCCAACATGCCACTGGCTCTTGCATTATGGTTGATGAAGCTTCTATCAGAAGTTGGGACTAGTCAGCCCAAATCCAACCAGACTCATCCATTCAGAACAGCGGTGTTCGTCTGCTCTCAGTAGGTTGATATCAGAGCTCGTGAATCATCACGGGGCCATGACAAGTGGAATATTCTATTTCCATTGCAATTCTGACTTCCAAGTTTGAGCAACTTGTTCACCACCTATATCTGCACTGCATTCCACCCCTTTGCTCGACTCCATTGCCCCTATAAACCCTCCCTAAACCTCTCTACTCTCTTTCAgaatttagatattttcttttcgAGAGATTAATGGATATTTGGCTGTGTTAGTAGTAACCTTCCACCTCCCCCTCTCCCTATTTATTTATCTCTGTTCACTGCTATTGATAGGATCATAGCTTCCATCAAACATGGTGAGTTGTATGCACTATAGATTATATATGGTGCTgtcttttactttctttcttgCTTGTTAACTGTTTTTCATGCAATCCATCGTTTAACAGAGCGAGAAGTGCATTCGAAGGGCCATATCCGAAGTTTCTGCTGAGTCACAGAGGATGACAATCGAGGAAGGCGACACCAGAAGTGAAGCTACTCGGGTTGAACAGTCCCGGTGCGAGTGCTGTGGATTCTTGGAGGAGTGTACTGCTAGTTACATCCAGCAAGTCAGCGATTCTCATTCTGGGAAATGGGTTTGCGGGATCTGTTCAGAAGCAGTGAAAGAAAGGATTAAACGAGTTCCGAGAACGGCCATGGAAGAAGCACTGAGCTCTCACAAGGATTTGTGTGAAAGATTTAACACTACTACTAGGCAGAATCCCAAGCTGTCTTTGACTATGACAATGAGGGAGTTGGCCAGGAGAAGTGCTCACCAAAGGAATGACCACAGCTCCATGAAACCCAGAATTGGTCGAACCAGCAGCTGTGCTCCCAGGATTGAATAGACCGGTTGAATGGGATTATGTGTAGTAAGTGTGAAATATAAATTGCTTTTGTTCATTCTAA is a window from the Vitis riparia cultivar Riparia Gloire de Montpellier isolate 1030 chromosome 9, EGFV_Vit.rip_1.0, whole genome shotgun sequence genome containing:
- the LOC117922418 gene encoding uncharacterized protein LOC117922418, which codes for MPLALALWLMKLLSEVGTSQPKSNQTHPFRTAVFSEKCIRRAISEVSAESQRMTIEEGDTRSEATRVEQSRCECCGFLEECTASYIQQVSDSHSGKWVCGICSEAVKERIKRVPRTAMEEALSSHKDLCERFNTTTRQNPKLSLTMTMRELARRSAHQRNDHSSMKPRIGRTSSCAPRIE